A single region of the Streptomyces sp. ITFR-16 genome encodes:
- a CDS encoding DUF2690 domain-containing protein yields MPRWKALPQDLDPQIREFTGQLRRLVDRSGLGLAALADRTGYSKTSWERYLNGRLLAPRGAIVALAEVTGTNHVHLNTMWELAERAWSRAEMRHDMTMEAIRITQARAALGESGQNPPGHGRSRPAGVGTAQDAKGRRPAGHGRSPSVPAQRGPLPQEPQQPPSGPYAPLGEGLPPAVAHAAGLGGRQSPPGRRDDGRGRTGGRRRPAVIAAAAAGLALVVTAVVLLTGSGDDSKAAEPSAAPAPKPATSAPKLPAGVGCNGADCAGQDPEDMGCGGEYARTLSSATVGGSFIEVRYSRTCAAAWARITKGGPGDLVEITAGTEGQKGRVETAAEAYTPMVAVKRVSDVRACATLAAGTRGCTAEAAG; encoded by the coding sequence ATGCCTCGTTGGAAGGCGCTGCCGCAGGACCTCGATCCGCAGATCCGGGAGTTCACCGGCCAGCTGCGCAGGCTCGTGGACCGCAGCGGCCTCGGCCTCGCCGCGCTGGCCGACCGCACGGGCTACAGCAAGACGTCCTGGGAGCGGTATCTGAACGGCCGGCTGCTCGCACCCCGAGGCGCGATCGTCGCGCTCGCCGAGGTGACGGGCACCAACCACGTCCACCTCAACACCATGTGGGAGCTGGCGGAGCGGGCCTGGAGCCGCGCCGAGATGCGCCACGACATGACGATGGAGGCCATCCGGATAACCCAGGCGCGGGCGGCGCTCGGCGAGTCCGGGCAGAACCCGCCCGGCCACGGCAGGAGCCGCCCCGCCGGCGTCGGCACGGCCCAGGACGCCAAGGGGCGGCGCCCGGCCGGTCACGGCCGCTCGCCGTCCGTACCCGCGCAGCGCGGCCCCCTCCCGCAGGAGCCGCAGCAGCCGCCCTCCGGGCCGTACGCGCCCCTGGGCGAGGGTCTGCCGCCCGCCGTGGCCCACGCGGCCGGACTCGGGGGCCGGCAGTCGCCGCCCGGACGCCGTGACGACGGCCGGGGCCGCACCGGCGGGCGCCGCCGGCCCGCCGTGATCGCCGCAGCCGCGGCCGGTCTCGCGCTGGTGGTCACCGCCGTGGTGCTGCTCACCGGCTCCGGCGACGACTCCAAGGCCGCCGAGCCCTCGGCCGCCCCCGCCCCGAAGCCGGCGACGAGCGCGCCCAAACTGCCCGCCGGGGTCGGCTGCAACGGCGCCGACTGCGCCGGGCAGGACCCCGAGGACATGGGCTGCGGCGGCGAGTACGCCCGTACGCTCTCCAGCGCCACCGTCGGCGGCTCCTTCATAGAGGTGCGCTACAGCAGGACGTGTGCCGCGGCCTGGGCGCGGATCACCAAGGGCGGCCCCGGCGACCTCGTGGAGATCACCGCGGGCACGGAGGGACAGAAGGGCAGGGTGGAGACGGCCGCGGAGGCGTACACCCCGATGGTCGCCGTGAAGCGCGTCTCCGACGTCCGGGCGTGCGCCACCCTCGCCGCCGGTACCCGGGGATGCACGGCCGAGGCGGCCGGATGA
- a CDS encoding DUF3017 domain-containing protein, with protein sequence MGAGTSPAETPSGAADAPDGPQADAPSEGAQPDAAAGEAAGGRTGSHEAAGAATPSGARRARRFSLTRDTARPEGGGRAAAGDAPAPARQWPLLAVLCTAGAGLLIVATDPFDEAFRIGTILIGVALIGGAVLRLVVPSVGMLAVRSRFTDLVTYGLLGTLIVLLSLMAQPKPWLDVPFLEDAVHFTIR encoded by the coding sequence ATGGGTGCTGGTACGAGTCCGGCCGAGACACCGTCCGGCGCGGCCGACGCCCCTGACGGCCCGCAGGCAGACGCGCCGTCCGAGGGGGCGCAGCCGGACGCCGCCGCCGGTGAGGCGGCCGGGGGCCGCACCGGCAGTCATGAGGCGGCCGGTGCCGCCACGCCCTCCGGGGCGCGCCGCGCACGGCGCTTCTCACTGACCCGGGACACCGCGCGACCCGAGGGCGGCGGCCGGGCCGCCGCCGGGGACGCGCCCGCGCCGGCCCGTCAGTGGCCGCTGCTCGCGGTGCTCTGCACGGCCGGGGCAGGGCTGCTGATCGTGGCCACCGATCCGTTCGACGAGGCCTTCCGGATCGGCACGATACTGATCGGTGTGGCGCTCATCGGGGGTGCGGTGCTGCGTCTCGTGGTCCCCTCGGTGGGCATGCTCGCGGTGCGCTCCCGCTTCACCGACCTGGTGACGTACGGGCTGCTGGGAACCCTCATCGTGCTGCTGTCGCTGATGGCGCAGCCGAAGCCGTGGCTGGATGTCCCGTTCCTGGAGGACGCGGTCCACTTCACGATCCGCTGA
- a CDS encoding bifunctional methylenetetrahydrofolate dehydrogenase/methenyltetrahydrofolate cyclohydrolase, which produces MTAQILDGKATAAAIKSDLTVRVAALRARGVTPGLGTLLVGDDPGSRWYVNGKHRDCAQVGIGSIQRELPDTATQEEIEAVVRELNDDPACTGYIVQLPLPKGIDTNRVLELMDPAKDADGLHPMNLGRLVLNETGPLPCTPQGVVQLLRHHGVEINGAHVVVVGRGVTIGRSIPLLLTRKSENATVTQCHTGTRDLAGHLRQADIIVAAAGVPHIIKPEDVKPGAAVLDVGVSRDENGKIVGDVHPGVAEVAAWISPNPGGVGPMTRAQLLVNVVEAAERDAADAVSAG; this is translated from the coding sequence ATGACTGCCCAGATTCTCGATGGCAAGGCCACCGCAGCCGCGATCAAGTCCGATCTCACCGTCCGCGTGGCGGCCCTCAGGGCCCGGGGCGTCACGCCCGGCCTCGGGACCCTGCTGGTCGGGGACGACCCGGGCAGCCGCTGGTACGTGAACGGCAAGCACCGCGACTGCGCCCAGGTCGGCATCGGCTCCATCCAGCGCGAACTGCCCGACACCGCCACGCAGGAGGAGATCGAGGCCGTCGTCCGCGAGCTCAACGACGACCCGGCGTGCACGGGTTACATCGTGCAGCTCCCCCTGCCCAAGGGGATCGACACCAACCGCGTCCTGGAACTGATGGATCCGGCCAAGGACGCCGACGGCCTGCACCCGATGAACCTGGGCCGGCTCGTGCTCAACGAGACGGGCCCGCTGCCCTGCACCCCGCAGGGCGTCGTGCAGCTGCTCCGCCACCACGGTGTGGAGATCAACGGGGCGCATGTCGTGGTCGTCGGACGCGGTGTCACCATCGGCCGCTCGATCCCGCTGCTGCTGACCCGCAAGTCCGAGAACGCCACGGTGACCCAGTGCCACACCGGAACGCGTGACCTCGCCGGCCACCTCCGGCAGGCCGACATCATCGTCGCCGCCGCGGGCGTGCCGCACATCATCAAGCCCGAGGACGTGAAGCCGGGCGCCGCCGTGCTCGACGTCGGCGTCAGCCGGGACGAGAACGGCAAGATCGTCGGCGATGTCCACCCGGGTGTGGCCGAGGTCGCCGCCTGGATCTCGCCGAACCCGGGCGGTGTCGGTCCGATGACCCGCGCCCAGCTGCTCGTCAATGTCGTCGAGGCGGCCGAGCGGGACGCCGCCGACGCCGTCTCCGCCGGCTGA
- a CDS encoding RDD family protein, giving the protein MSFGDPNNPYGQQPGQPPQGQPGYGYPQAPQGVPPQGQPGYGYSQQPGVPPQGQPGYGYPPQQPGGTLQANNGYINVPGLGTVELATMGRRLGARALDGVAYGILYAIFSAIGIASLVGASKSVDDCSSSQYGTAAYNQCVNDAAATSVGIVAGFFGFIAVFALIALLYEWLMVSIWGATLGKMILNVKVVRENTGQAPGLGAGFIRWIIPMVGSLFCGLGTLLVYLSPFFDNSGKLQGWHDRAGSTIVIKTK; this is encoded by the coding sequence ATGAGCTTCGGCGACCCGAACAATCCTTATGGCCAGCAGCCCGGCCAGCCGCCGCAGGGCCAGCCGGGTTACGGCTACCCGCAGGCCCCCCAGGGCGTCCCGCCGCAGGGTCAGCCGGGCTACGGCTACTCGCAGCAGCCCGGAGTCCCGCCGCAGGGCCAGCCCGGTTACGGGTACCCGCCCCAGCAGCCCGGCGGCACCCTCCAGGCCAACAACGGCTACATCAACGTCCCGGGCCTCGGCACGGTCGAACTCGCCACGATGGGACGCCGCCTGGGCGCCCGTGCGCTGGACGGTGTCGCGTACGGCATCCTCTACGCGATCTTCTCGGCGATCGGCATCGCGAGCCTCGTGGGCGCCTCGAAGTCCGTCGACGACTGCAGCAGCAGCCAGTACGGCACCGCCGCGTACAACCAGTGCGTGAACGACGCGGCCGCGACCAGCGTCGGCATCGTCGCGGGCTTCTTCGGCTTCATCGCCGTGTTCGCGCTGATCGCGCTGCTCTACGAGTGGCTGATGGTCTCCATCTGGGGCGCCACGCTCGGCAAGATGATCCTCAACGTCAAGGTCGTCCGGGAGAACACCGGCCAGGCCCCCGGCCTGGGTGCGGGCTTCATCCGCTGGATCATCCCGATGGTCGGCTCGCTCTTCTGCGGTCTCGGCACGCTGCTGGTCTACCTCTCCCCCTTCTTCGACAACTCGGGCAAGCTCCAGGGCTGGCACGACCGCGCGGGCAGCACGATCGTCATCAAGACGAAGTGA
- the purH gene encoding bifunctional phosphoribosylaminoimidazolecarboxamide formyltransferase/IMP cyclohydrolase produces the protein MTVNKPIRRALVSVYDKTGLEDLARGLHEAGVELVSTGSTAGKIAAAGVPVTKVEELTGFPECLDGRVKTLHPRVHAGILADLRLDAHREQLAELGVEPFDLVVVNLYPFKETVASGASADECVEQIDIGGPSMVRAAAKNHPSVAVVTSPERYADVLAAVRAGGFDLTARKRLAAEAFQHTAAYDVAVASWFAADYAAADDSGFPDFFGTTYARKNVLRYGENPHQPAALYTSGEGGLADAEQLHGKEMSYNNYTDTDAARRAAYDHAEPCVAIIKHANPCGIAIADDVATAHRNAHACDPLSAFGGVIAVNRPVTVAMAEQVAEIFTEVIVAPAYEDGAVEVLSRKKNIRVLRAPGAPSAGVEVKPVDGGALLQVTDRLQADGDDPANWTLATGEALSADELRELAFAWKACRAVKSNAILLAKDGASVGVGMGQVNRVDSAKLAVERAGEERARGAYAASDAFFPFPDGLEILTAAGVKAVAQPGGSVRDELVVEAAKKAGVTMYFTGTRHFFH, from the coding sequence ATGACGGTGAATAAGCCCATCCGCCGCGCCCTGGTCAGCGTCTACGACAAGACGGGGCTCGAAGACCTCGCGCGCGGTCTGCACGAGGCGGGTGTCGAGCTGGTCTCCACCGGCTCCACCGCCGGAAAGATCGCGGCCGCCGGAGTGCCGGTCACCAAGGTCGAGGAGCTCACCGGCTTCCCCGAGTGCCTCGACGGCCGGGTGAAGACGCTGCACCCGCGCGTCCACGCCGGCATCCTCGCCGACCTGCGGCTGGACGCCCACCGCGAGCAGCTCGCCGAGCTGGGTGTGGAGCCGTTCGACCTGGTCGTCGTCAACCTCTACCCGTTCAAGGAGACCGTCGCCTCCGGCGCATCGGCCGACGAGTGCGTGGAGCAGATCGACATCGGCGGCCCGTCGATGGTCCGCGCCGCCGCCAAGAACCACCCCTCGGTGGCCGTCGTCACCAGCCCCGAGCGGTACGCCGACGTCCTCGCGGCCGTCAGGGCGGGCGGCTTCGACCTGACCGCCCGCAAGCGGCTCGCCGCCGAGGCCTTCCAGCACACCGCCGCGTACGACGTGGCCGTGGCCTCCTGGTTCGCCGCCGACTACGCCGCCGCCGACGACTCGGGCTTCCCCGACTTCTTCGGTACGACGTACGCGCGCAAGAACGTCCTGCGCTACGGCGAGAACCCGCACCAGCCCGCCGCGCTCTACACCTCGGGCGAGGGCGGCCTGGCCGATGCCGAGCAGCTGCACGGCAAGGAGATGTCCTACAACAACTACACGGACACCGACGCCGCGCGCCGGGCCGCGTACGACCACGCCGAGCCGTGTGTCGCGATCATCAAGCACGCCAACCCGTGCGGCATCGCCATCGCCGACGACGTCGCGACCGCGCACCGCAACGCGCACGCCTGCGACCCGCTGTCCGCGTTCGGAGGCGTGATCGCCGTCAACCGTCCGGTGACCGTCGCGATGGCCGAGCAGGTCGCGGAGATCTTCACCGAGGTCATCGTCGCCCCGGCGTACGAGGACGGCGCGGTCGAGGTCCTGTCCCGCAAGAAGAACATCCGCGTGCTGCGCGCCCCCGGCGCCCCGTCCGCCGGGGTCGAGGTCAAGCCGGTCGACGGCGGCGCGCTGCTCCAGGTCACCGACCGCCTCCAGGCCGACGGCGACGACCCGGCCAACTGGACGCTCGCCACGGGCGAGGCGCTCTCCGCCGACGAGCTCCGCGAGCTGGCCTTCGCCTGGAAGGCGTGCCGCGCGGTCAAGTCCAACGCGATCCTGCTGGCCAAGGACGGCGCCTCGGTCGGCGTCGGCATGGGCCAGGTCAACCGCGTCGACTCCGCGAAGCTCGCGGTCGAGCGGGCGGGCGAGGAGCGGGCGCGCGGTGCGTACGCCGCGTCCGACGCGTTCTTCCCCTTCCCCGACGGGCTGGAGATCCTGACCGCCGCCGGCGTCAAGGCCGTGGCCCAGCCGGGCGGTTCGGTCCGCGACGAGCTGGTGGTCGAGGCCGCGAAGAAGGCGGGCGTGACGATGTACTTCACCGGGACGCGTCACTTCTTCCACTGA
- the purN gene encoding phosphoribosylglycinamide formyltransferase, with product MASPLSSAAPARLVVLVSGSGTNLQALLDAIGGDPEGYGARIVAVGADRDGIAGLERAERAGLPTFVCRVKDHASREEWDAALAAATAEHRPDLVVSAGFMKIVGKEFLAGFGGRFINTHPALLPSFPGAHGVRDALAYGVKVTGCTVHFVDDGVDTGPIIAQGVVEVTEEDTPEGEAALHERIKEVERKLLVEAVGRLARDGYRIEGRKVHLGHDGE from the coding sequence GTGGCCTCCCCGCTCTCCTCCGCCGCTCCGGCCCGTCTGGTCGTCCTGGTCTCCGGGTCCGGTACGAACCTCCAAGCCCTGCTCGACGCGATCGGCGGCGACCCCGAGGGATACGGCGCCCGGATCGTCGCGGTCGGCGCCGACCGCGACGGCATCGCCGGTCTGGAACGGGCCGAGCGCGCCGGACTTCCCACGTTCGTGTGCCGGGTCAAGGACCACGCCTCGCGCGAGGAGTGGGACGCCGCGCTCGCCGCGGCCACCGCCGAGCACCGCCCGGACCTCGTCGTGTCCGCGGGGTTCATGAAGATCGTGGGCAAGGAGTTCCTGGCCGGCTTCGGCGGCCGGTTCATCAACACCCACCCCGCCCTGCTCCCCAGCTTTCCCGGTGCCCACGGTGTGCGTGACGCGCTCGCGTACGGCGTGAAGGTCACCGGGTGCACCGTCCACTTCGTCGACGACGGTGTCGACACCGGTCCGATCATCGCGCAGGGCGTGGTCGAGGTGACCGAAGAGGACACCCCGGAGGGCGAAGCGGCCCTCCACGAACGCATCAAGGAAGTCGAGCGCAAGCTGCTCGTCGAGGCCGTGGGGCGACTCGCCCGTGACGGCTATCGCATTGAGGGACGAAAGGTTCATCTCGGTCATGACGGTGAATAA
- a CDS encoding DUF6350 family protein has product MTERSPSLSAEQGRSAVLASALLRGALAAGLGLGSVAVLVAVLWISSPAPDSGPGEAFHAAAGIWLLAHGAELIRTDTLTGAPAPVGLTPLLLAALPVWLVHRAARDVLEPEEGRGAPSPGSAFALVTGGYLLVGAAVALYVRGASLSVRPWSLLLPGVLVVAGAAAAGVWTAAGRPLGPPPSWAPVRLHEAMARSRFARRAEVVGRSAAAGAAVLLGGGALVVAVALVWHAAPVQTSFLGLSGDWAGRWAVLLLALALVPNAAVWGAAYGLGPGFALGTASAVGPIAFTGHPAVPEFPLLAALPDQGPGTPVNWAAGAVPVVAALTVAWFTVRRAAPAHGEREEAWTLRETALTTALGAAGCGICTALLAAAAGGRLGTRALAEFGPVWWLTGAAAVAWTVVIGVPSALLLRAWRLRGRTGAEDAAGEETEADAEAKQPEPADAKKPKKQKKQKKAEKAEKAEKAEKAEKAAKAEKAEKAGEPEKARKGKKSKTSEPVAPVPAPGGGRDDDEDFEPYDFLPTDPWHARTTEAPQAPENGPAGPSEEAPGVPDAPDTAS; this is encoded by the coding sequence GTGACCGAACGCAGCCCGTCGTTGTCGGCCGAGCAGGGACGGTCCGCCGTACTGGCCTCGGCGCTGCTGCGCGGGGCACTCGCCGCAGGGCTCGGACTGGGCTCCGTCGCGGTGCTCGTCGCCGTCCTGTGGATCAGCTCGCCGGCCCCGGACAGCGGCCCCGGCGAGGCGTTCCACGCTGCTGCCGGGATCTGGCTGCTCGCGCACGGCGCCGAACTGATCAGGACCGACACCCTGACCGGGGCCCCGGCCCCCGTCGGGCTCACCCCGCTGCTGCTCGCCGCCCTGCCGGTCTGGCTGGTGCACCGGGCGGCCAGGGACGTGCTGGAGCCCGAGGAGGGGCGCGGCGCCCCGTCGCCCGGGAGCGCCTTCGCCCTGGTGACGGGCGGATATCTGCTGGTCGGCGCGGCCGTGGCGCTCTACGTGCGGGGCGCCTCGCTGTCCGTGAGGCCCTGGTCCCTGCTTCTTCCGGGTGTCCTCGTGGTGGCGGGCGCGGCGGCCGCCGGGGTGTGGACCGCCGCCGGCCGGCCGCTCGGACCGCCGCCCTCCTGGGCGCCGGTGCGGCTGCACGAGGCGATGGCGCGCTCCCGGTTCGCGCGGCGCGCGGAGGTGGTGGGCCGCTCGGCGGCGGCCGGGGCGGCGGTCCTGCTGGGCGGCGGCGCGCTGGTGGTCGCGGTGGCGCTGGTGTGGCACGCGGCGCCGGTCCAGACCTCCTTCCTGGGGCTCTCCGGCGACTGGGCCGGACGGTGGGCGGTGCTCCTGCTGGCGCTGGCGCTGGTGCCGAACGCGGCGGTGTGGGGTGCGGCGTACGGACTCGGCCCCGGCTTCGCGCTGGGCACCGCGTCCGCGGTCGGCCCGATCGCCTTCACCGGGCATCCGGCGGTGCCGGAGTTCCCGTTGCTGGCCGCCCTGCCGGACCAGGGGCCGGGGACGCCCGTGAACTGGGCGGCCGGGGCGGTGCCGGTCGTGGCCGCGCTGACCGTCGCCTGGTTCACCGTACGGCGGGCCGCCCCGGCCCACGGGGAACGCGAGGAGGCGTGGACCCTGCGGGAGACCGCGCTCACCACCGCACTCGGGGCGGCCGGCTGCGGGATCTGCACCGCCCTGCTCGCGGCGGCGGCCGGGGGGCGGCTCGGCACGCGCGCCCTGGCGGAGTTCGGCCCGGTGTGGTGGCTGACGGGGGCGGCGGCCGTGGCCTGGACGGTGGTGATCGGAGTCCCGTCGGCCCTGCTGCTGCGGGCCTGGCGACTGCGCGGCCGTACCGGGGCCGAGGATGCGGCGGGCGAGGAGACGGAAGCGGACGCGGAGGCGAAGCAGCCCGAACCGGCCGACGCGAAGAAGCCGAAGAAGCAGAAGAAGCAGAAGAAGGCGGAGAAGGCGGAGAAGGCGGAGAAGGCGGAGAAGGCGGAGAAAGCAGCGAAGGCGGAGAAGGCGGAGAAGGCGGGGGAACCGGAGAAGGCCAGGAAGGGGAAGAAGTCCAAGACGTCCGAGCCCGTCGCCCCCGTACCCGCCCCGGGCGGCGGCCGGGACGACGACGAGGACTTCGAGCCGTACGACTTCCTGCCCACCGACCCCTGGCACGCGAGAACGACGGAGGCCCCGCAGGCCCCGGAGAACGGGCCTGCGGGGCCTTCCGAAGAGGCTCCCGGTGTTCCGGACGCCCCGGACACCGCTTCCTGA
- a CDS encoding helix-turn-helix domain-containing protein translates to MTQSTTGEAATHPLPSPKERRRLREARSLSEEQVAAAVGVTRATVRSWETGRTSPRGRKREAYARLIGSGGAHSSAPASRVKPKASNTRPKATTDRAAHPSTPSPAEATGSDAMAPTEPGSTTPEPPAPPVSPAPPVSSAPPAETPVAGEVAATAEAGGGGAGAAEAEAGSSAGLSPDEAFDALYRHAAGALYRQTYLLTGRRALSREAVAKAFELAWQRWPEVAVDRDPVGWVRAAAYEHAMSPWRQVRREHRRADPPPEAPGSRALLDALLSLPPAYRRTLLLHDGVGLGLPETAAETEASTPAAAGRLVTARAAVAEKLPELAEPLSPDEQSALLHERLGTLARTQPASSLPVPELIRTGSERKAQLWTRAAIAFTVLIIGLTLITLATAPRKYETPPSPAQKVGGVPPVGGPQKLTPQDKKLQKKLGEELVRGPARLVPGAL, encoded by the coding sequence ATGACACAGAGCACGACCGGCGAGGCCGCCACCCATCCGCTCCCCTCCCCCAAGGAGCGGCGCAGGCTGCGGGAGGCCAGGTCGCTGAGTGAGGAGCAGGTCGCGGCGGCTGTCGGCGTCACCCGGGCCACGGTCAGATCCTGGGAGACCGGCCGCACCAGCCCGCGCGGCCGCAAGCGCGAGGCGTACGCCCGGCTGATCGGGAGCGGCGGCGCGCACTCCTCCGCGCCCGCCTCCCGGGTCAAGCCGAAGGCATCGAACACCCGGCCGAAGGCCACCACCGACCGGGCGGCGCACCCGTCGACGCCCTCCCCCGCAGAAGCCACCGGGAGCGACGCCATGGCCCCGACCGAGCCCGGCAGCACCACACCCGAGCCGCCCGCACCGCCCGTCTCACCCGCCCCGCCCGTTTCGTCCGCGCCACCCGCCGAGACGCCCGTGGCGGGTGAGGTCGCCGCGACCGCCGAGGCAGGCGGCGGGGGCGCGGGGGCGGCCGAGGCGGAGGCCGGTTCCTCGGCCGGGCTCTCGCCCGACGAGGCGTTCGACGCCCTCTACCGGCACGCCGCGGGCGCCCTCTACCGTCAGACGTATCTGCTGACCGGCCGGCGCGCCCTGTCACGCGAGGCGGTGGCCAAGGCCTTCGAGCTGGCCTGGCAGCGCTGGCCGGAGGTGGCGGTGGACCGGGACCCGGTGGGGTGGGTGCGGGCCGCCGCGTACGAGCACGCGATGTCGCCGTGGCGCCAGGTGCGCCGCGAGCACCGGCGCGCCGATCCACCGCCCGAGGCGCCCGGTTCGCGCGCGCTCCTCGACGCGCTGCTGTCCCTGCCGCCCGCGTACCGTCGCACCCTGCTGCTGCACGACGGGGTGGGGCTCGGGCTGCCGGAGACCGCGGCGGAGACGGAGGCGAGCACGCCGGCGGCGGCCGGGCGGCTGGTGACCGCGCGGGCGGCCGTCGCCGAGAAGCTGCCCGAGCTGGCGGAGCCGCTGTCCCCGGACGAGCAGTCCGCGCTGCTGCACGAGCGCCTCGGCACCCTCGCCCGTACCCAGCCCGCCTCCTCGCTGCCCGTGCCGGAGCTGATCCGTACCGGCAGCGAGCGCAAGGCGCAGCTGTGGACCCGGGCGGCCATCGCGTTCACCGTGCTGATCATCGGCCTGACGCTGATCACCCTGGCGACGGCTCCTCGGAAGTACGAGACGCCGCCGTCGCCCGCCCAGAAGGTGGGCGGGGTGCCGCCGGTGGGCGGTCCGCAGAAGCTGACGCCGCAGGACAAGAAGCTGCAGAAGAAGCTCGGCGAGGAGCTGGTACGCGGTCCGGCCCGGCTGGTGCCCGGGGCGCTCTGA
- the sucD gene encoding succinate--CoA ligase subunit alpha: MAIFLTKDSKVIVQGMTGATGMKHTKLMLADGTNIVGGVNPRKAGTTVDFDGTEVPVFGSVAEAMEKTGANVSVLFVPPAFSKAAVVEAIDAEIPLAVVITEGIAVHDSAAFWAYAGAKGNKTRIIGPNCPGLITPGQSNAGIIPGDITKPGRIGLVSKSGTLTYQMMYELRDIGFSSAVGIGGDPVIGTTHIDALAAFEADPETDLIVMIGEIGGDAEERAADFIAKNVTKPVVGYVAGFTAPEGKTMGHAGAIVSGSSGTAQAKKEALEAAGVKVGKTPTETAKLAREILGA, from the coding sequence ATGGCTATCTTCCTCACCAAGGACAGCAAGGTCATCGTCCAGGGGATGACCGGCGCGACGGGCATGAAGCACACCAAGCTCATGCTCGCCGACGGCACCAACATCGTCGGTGGCGTGAACCCGCGCAAGGCCGGCACGACCGTCGACTTCGACGGCACCGAGGTACCGGTCTTCGGCTCCGTCGCCGAGGCGATGGAGAAGACCGGCGCGAACGTGTCCGTCCTCTTCGTGCCGCCGGCCTTCTCGAAGGCCGCCGTCGTCGAGGCGATCGACGCCGAGATCCCGCTGGCCGTCGTGATCACCGAGGGCATCGCCGTCCACGACTCGGCCGCCTTCTGGGCCTACGCCGGCGCGAAGGGCAACAAGACCCGGATCATCGGTCCGAACTGCCCCGGCCTGATCACCCCCGGCCAGTCCAACGCCGGCATCATCCCGGGCGACATCACCAAGCCCGGCCGCATCGGTCTCGTGTCCAAGTCCGGCACGCTGACCTACCAGATGATGTACGAGCTCCGCGACATCGGCTTCTCGTCCGCCGTCGGCATCGGTGGCGACCCGGTCATCGGTACGACGCACATCGACGCCCTCGCGGCGTTCGAGGCCGACCCCGAGACCGACCTGATCGTCATGATCGGCGAGATCGGCGGCGACGCCGAGGAGCGTGCGGCGGACTTCATCGCGAAGAACGTCACCAAGCCGGTCGTCGGTTACGTCGCGGGCTTTACCGCCCCCGAGGGCAAGACCATGGGCCACGCCGGCGCCATCGTCTCCGGCTCCTCCGGCACCGCGCAGGCCAAGAAGGAGGCCCTCGAGGCCGCCGGCGTCAAGGTCGGCAAGACGCCGACCGAGACCGCCAAGCTGGCGCGCGAGATCCTCGGCGCCTGA
- the sucC gene encoding ADP-forming succinate--CoA ligase subunit beta, with the protein MDLFEYQARDLFAKHGVPVLAGEVIDTPEAAREATERLGGKSVVKAQVKVGGRGKAGGVKLAANPDEAVARATDILGMDIKGHTVHKVMIAELSPEIEAEYYVSYLLDRTNRTFLAMASVQGGMDIEEVAEKTPEALAKVPVNAVDGVDIVKAREIVAQAKFPADVAEGVAEALVTLWDTFVAEDALLVEVNPLVKTKDGRILALDGKVSLDENADFRQPGHEALEDKAAANPLEAAAKAKNLNYVKLDGEVGIIGNGAGLVMSTLDVVAYAGENHGNVKPANFLDIGGGASAEVMANGLEIILGDPDVKSVFVNVFGGITACDEVANGIVQALELLKSKGEAVTKPLVVRLDGNNAELGRKILSDANHPLVQRVDTMDGAADKAAELAAAAK; encoded by the coding sequence GTGGACCTGTTCGAGTACCAGGCGAGGGACCTCTTCGCCAAGCACGGTGTACCGGTGCTGGCCGGTGAAGTCATCGACACGCCTGAGGCAGCCCGCGAGGCGACCGAGCGGCTGGGCGGCAAGTCGGTCGTCAAGGCACAGGTGAAGGTCGGAGGCCGCGGCAAGGCCGGTGGCGTGAAGCTGGCCGCCAACCCCGACGAGGCGGTCGCCCGGGCGACCGACATCCTCGGCATGGACATCAAGGGCCACACGGTCCACAAGGTGATGATCGCCGAGCTGTCCCCGGAGATCGAGGCGGAGTACTACGTCTCGTACCTCCTCGACCGCACCAACCGCACCTTCCTGGCCATGGCCTCGGTGCAGGGCGGCATGGACATCGAGGAGGTCGCGGAGAAGACCCCCGAGGCCCTCGCGAAGGTCCCGGTCAACGCCGTGGACGGTGTCGACATCGTCAAGGCCCGCGAGATCGTGGCCCAGGCCAAGTTCCCGGCCGACGTGGCCGAGGGTGTCGCCGAGGCCCTGGTGACCCTGTGGGACACCTTCGTCGCCGAGGACGCCCTCCTCGTCGAGGTCAACCCGCTGGTCAAGACCAAGGACGGCCGGATCCTGGCCCTGGACGGCAAGGTCTCGCTCGACGAGAACGCCGACTTCCGCCAGCCGGGCCACGAGGCGCTCGAGGACAAGGCCGCAGCCAACCCGCTCGAGGCTGCCGCCAAGGCCAAGAACCTCAACTACGTCAAGCTCGACGGCGAGGTCGGCATCATCGGAAACGGTGCCGGTCTGGTCATGTCGACCCTGGACGTCGTCGCGTACGCCGGTGAGAACCACGGCAACGTGAAGCCCGCCAACTTCCTCGACATCGGGGGCGGCGCCTCCGCCGAGGTCATGGCGAACGGCCTGGAGATCATCCTCGGCGACCCGGACGTCAAGTCCGTCTTCGTCAACGTCTTCGGCGGCATCACCGCCTGCGACGAGGTCGCCAACGGCATCGTCCAGGCGCTTGAGCTGCTCAAGTCCAAGGGCGAGGCGGTCACCAAGCCGCTCGTCGTGCGCCTCGACGGCAACAACGCGGAGCTGGGTCGCAAGATCCTCTCCGACGCCAACCACCCGCTGGTCCAGCGCGTGGACACCATGGACGGCGCGGCCGACAAGGCCGCCGAGCTCGCCGCGGCTGCGAAGTAA